Within the Catalinimonas niigatensis genome, the region CAGCCAGGTAGAAACCGAATATCAGGAACTTATCGACAAAGTTTATGTGCCTTTTGCTTGAATCTATTTGCGTAGACGATGGTAAAGCGCAATTGCTTGCCTACCATAAGCAACGTATGAACCGTAGCAGACGAAATCTGCTGGGCATCACAGAAGAAATAAAACTGGAAGAAGCCATTGCGCCTTTGCTCAGCCAATACTCCCGGGGGTTGTACAAATGCAGAGTGCTTTACCAGGAAGCGATTGAAAAAATAGAATTTGTGCCCTACCAGCGCCCGCAAATCCGCACGCTCAAAAAAGTATATAGTGAGGAGGTTGAGTACAGCTACAAATATGCAGCACGAGAAGCCCTGACCTTACTCTTTCAGCAAAGAGCACATTGTGATGATATCCTGATCATCAAAAACGGGATGGTAACGGACACTTATTTTGCCAATCTCCTTTTTTCGGACGGAGACAAATGGTACACTCCTGATCGACCTTTGTTGAAAGGAGTGCAAAGAGCATATCTCATGGATCAGAGGCTTGTGCAGGAAAGACAGATTCTGGAGGAAGATTTATTGCAGTTTACGCACTTTAAATTTGTCAATGCTTTAAATCCTTTTGATCATTCTCCTTCGGTCGCGATCAGTAATATTTACTGAAGGATTTTTATCTTTGGATGATCTCGCTTTTTGATCCAATAGGAAAATCTTATGGCCACAGCATCTCAAGTACATTATCAGTATTTCACAGTACGTTCTTATGATGTGGATTTTCAGCGGCGCCTGCGTCCGGATGTGCTATGCAGTTTTTTTCAGGAGGTAGCCAGCGAGCATGCGCTTAAACTGGGAGTGGGATACCAGCAATTGGAAGA harbors:
- a CDS encoding aminotransferase class IV; the protein is MLESICVDDGKAQLLAYHKQRMNRSRRNLLGITEEIKLEEAIAPLLSQYSRGLYKCRVLYQEAIEKIEFVPYQRPQIRTLKKVYSEEVEYSYKYAAREALTLLFQQRAHCDDILIIKNGMVTDTYFANLLFSDGDKWYTPDRPLLKGVQRAYLMDQRLVQERQILEEDLLQFTHFKFVNALNPFDHSPSVAISNIY